A single window of Gossypium arboreum isolate Shixiya-1 chromosome 13, ASM2569848v2, whole genome shotgun sequence DNA harbors:
- the LOC108464449 gene encoding secretory carrier-associated membrane protein 1-like has translation MSRFDANPFAEEEVNPFSDPAVRKGSGQSNYGGGAFYTTNPGSVPPATSRLSPLPPEPYDRGATVDIPLDSAKDLKAREKELKAKEAELNKREQELRRKEDAIARAGIVIEDKNWPPYFPIIHHDIANEIPVHLQKIQYVAFTTLLGLVLCLTWNVVAVTTAWIKGEGPTIWFLAIIYFISGVPGGYVMWYRPLYRAMRTDSALKFGWFFLFYLLHIGFCIFASVAPPIIFKGKSLAGILPAIDLIGHNALVGIFYFIGFGFFCIESLLSVWVIQQVYMYFRGSGKADEMKREAARRTVAAAL, from the exons GATCCAGCAGTTAGGAAAGGATCGGGGCAATCAAATTATGGTGGAGGTGCCTTTTATACTACT AACCCCGGTAGTGTTCCTCCTGCAACATCAAGGCTTTCACCCCTTCCTCCTGAGCCATATGACCGTGGTGCAACTGTAGATATTCCTCTTGATTCTGCCAAG GATCTGAAAGCAAGAGAGAAGGAACTTAAAGCAAAAGAGGCTGAACTGAATAAGCGTGAACAG GAATTGAGAAGAAAAGAGGATGCAATAGCACGAG CTGGAATTGTAATAGAGGACAAAAATTGGCCACCGTATTTTCCTATTATCCATCATGATATTGCAAATGAAATACCAGTCCACCTACAAAAGATTCAGTATGTTGCTTTCACAACATTGTTAG GTTTGGTTCTTTGTCTCACTTGGAATGTGGTAGCCGTTACTACAGCCTGGATCAAAGGAGAAG GTCCAACAATTTGGTTTCTTGCCATTATATATTTCATATCTGGGGTCCCTGGTGGCTACGTAATGTGGTATCGCCCTCTCTATCGTGCTATGAG GACTGATAGTGCGTTGAAATTTGGATGGTTTTTTTTGTTTTACTTG TTGCATATTGGCTTTTGCATCTTTGCTTCAGTTGCTCCCCCAATTATTTTCAAGGGCAAATCCCTTGC AGGTATTTTGCCTGCGATTGATCTCATTGGCCACAATGCTTTGGTGGGG ATATTCTACTTCATTGGTTTTGGATTTTTCTGCATTGAATCATTGCTCAGTGTCTGGGTTATTCAG CAAGTTTACATGTATTTCAGAGGTAGCGGTAAAGCTGACGAGATGAAGCGTGAGGCGGCAAGAAGAACCGTGGCTGCAGCACTCTGA